In Syntrophorhabdaceae bacterium, one DNA window encodes the following:
- a CDS encoding hydrogenase iron-sulfur subunit, whose protein sequence is MGTGSKFKPRILGFACNWUVYGAADLAGVSRLQYTTEMRIIRVMCSGRVDLAFVLRAFSNGIDGVFIGGCHLNECNYITHGNYHALNMVLLCKKLMEHIGLNPERLRIAFMSGAEANVFVESVNDFVKNVKTIGPLGKAEGIDKEELKSRLAELTKLVPYIKVIKNEKLGTRLENPDEYDTFFTKDEIDALFREVASYYIDPTKCQACMTCARRCPVEAIISAKGQVHVIDQEKCIKCGTCFEACPPRFGAVTKIVGEAVPPPLPEDQRAIVRKSKEKEVA, encoded by the coding sequence ATGGGTACAGGATCTAAATTTAAACCAAGAATTTTGGGCTTTGCATGCAATTGGTGAGTATACGGAGCTGCTGACCTGGCTGGAGTTTCCAGACTGCAATATACAACTGAAATGAGGATTATACGGGTCATGTGTTCCGGTAGAGTTGACCTGGCATTTGTGCTCAGAGCCTTCTCAAACGGAATAGATGGAGTATTTATTGGTGGTTGCCATTTAAATGAATGTAATTATATCACTCATGGAAATTACCATGCGCTTAACATGGTGCTGCTCTGTAAAAAATTAATGGAACACATAGGGCTGAACCCTGAACGGTTAAGGATCGCATTTATGTCCGGTGCCGAAGCAAATGTTTTTGTCGAATCTGTGAATGATTTTGTCAAGAATGTGAAAACAATAGGACCACTCGGCAAAGCCGAAGGGATTGATAAAGAAGAATTAAAGTCCAGGCTTGCAGAACTTACAAAGCTGGTCCCTTACATTAAGGTGATAAAAAACGAAAAGCTGGGGACACGCCTTGAGAACCCGGACGAATATGACACATTTTTCACGAAAGACGAGATAGACGCATTATTCCGTGAAGTGGCCTCGTACTATATCGACCCGACAAAGTGCCAGGCCTGTATGACCTGCGCGAGGAGATGCCCCGTAGAGGCGATTATCAGCGCCAAGGGCCAAGTCCACGTGATCGATCAGGAGAAATGCATAAAATGCGGAACCTGTTTTGAAGCGTGTCCTCCTCGATTTGGCGCGGTGACAAAGATCGTCGGCGAGGCCGTTCCGCCTCCGCTCCCCGAAGATCAAAGAGCTATAGTCAGAAAGAGCAAAGAAAAAGAAGTTGCGTGA